DNA sequence from the Tachysurus fulvidraco isolate hzauxx_2018 chromosome 1, HZAU_PFXX_2.0, whole genome shotgun sequence genome:
gtgttttacaattattttttttcttcagaaggattatttattaataacattaaatcaATCTTATTTgctaaatatatgtatttagagtgcataaatacatttttttttttgcgaacacacttttattttgaaattaaatttaggagcttttattttgaagacGGCGTCACGCAGTGTTTCACCTTGCTGCAGAAATGGTGAGTGATTAGCAAGCAGTTTATTTCATGTAAAATCTAAAACTGCTGAAAATCAAACCTTTAGGTGATTCCCAAACGTGCCGAGAGCTTTTGTTAAACTATTAGCGCTGAAATAAACCCCTACAGATAGATACAGGGTAAAAACTACAGTACAGCTTTAGGTCATGAGCAGAAGGCTGTGTGTCGTGCTgttatagataaataatcaGCAGCAGGGTGACGTGTGTGTATTCTTAGCCGAATCTTTagccaaagtgttttatttctttaatagaAAAGATATAatagaaactctctctctcgctcactctctctttctctgtctctctcgctcactctgtctgtctgtctgtctgtctgtctctctcactctctttctgtctctctcacagacaTACATGTTACCtccatttgatcattttattaataattttttattaacaatatatatatatatatatataatattataatattataatgacATGAAATGATAAAACACTAAACAAGGTTATTATATTTGGTAGCCCAGTTTTGGTTTTGAAACCTTACCTGCTGATAGTCTCACTATTATTTACTGTCTTTTCAAGCTGAGGTCACCATGTCTTATCCGTGTGACCCTGTCTCTGGTGGCACCTGGTATCCGATGCCGCCGTCCATCTTTGAGCGTCCAGAAGCTCTTCTTCCGTTCTTACACACAGACGTGGACAAAAGTACGGAATCCGTGGACGTGTTCTCCAGCAAAATGGCCGTGGCTTCATTCATTGCAGCACCGAGCTGCAATTCCCTGCTCAGACCTGGCGTCACAAAAGTACACTTTAATTTATGCTTTCCCAGCCATCCGAGTATTGCGTGCGCTCTCCAGGCTCAAACTTGCTCAAACCGGCATCACTGGCATCCTTTTACCAGCAGTTTATTATTTCTACCTTCAGGGTCAGGTGTCCTTCAGTCTTCTAAGCTACACCTCAGGCATTGCTGCCTTCGCCGCCATCATGCTCTACATCATAAGCCATTACATCCAGCGAGTGGTCGGCATGATGTAcctggaccacacacacaccacgttaAAAGTGGCCCGTCTGTCTTTCTGGGGCCACCGGAGGGACATGTATGTGCCCGTGTCAGACGTAATGACTCTGGGAGACACAGGAGACTCACCAGGTGAAGCTATATTAAGGCTGAAGCGCTACAGCTGCTCGGACACACTGTATTTCTCCACCAGGATGGGGCGCGTGATGGATAAAAACGCGTTTGAGAAAGTGTTTGGGACTTTGTCTTGATAGACTGTCGTGTGATTTAATGATGTTTGAAATCATCATGCGTCCAGACTTACaataaagttttattcacaGCCACACTGATATGTACAAAGTTCTTTTGTGCTCCTAAACGGTGCATTACTTCTCTTTGTAACTGTCTTTACCTGACAGCTCTGAAGTGTCTCACCAACATCCCCCAGTTTATTCCCCTCATATGAATAGTCTGTTTTCTTCAAACTTCATATGAGCTTACTAAGGTCACTGAGCTAAAGACAAATTAAACGGCAGAATGATTTTATTGGTTGTTGGTACCAGATAAATATgacagaaactgctgatctttttagtttacacagaatggtgcattATTTAGTTTGTTCAGAGATTATTTTTTACTCACCAGGGTTGTAAAAGAGTGATTGTGTTATTCTAGTCTTCCACACATAGTGAATATAACTGGCCTTTTCATTAACCTTACCATGCCTTTCTCATTAGCAAGGCATTTTGCTGCCATTTTTTAGTACAGTGCTGTACAAACACTAGCGAGccgttgtgtgtgaaattcctGGAAGATCTGCACTTTCTAAAATGCTTAAACCAGCCCATCTGCCACTAACATCCATGCCACGATCAAGCCACAAATATCAGGCACAGCTTTTTACATTCTGATGGTTGACGTGAACATTATCTGAATGTCTCCTAAACAATTTGAAgatacacctctctctctctctctctctctctctctctctctctctgacatacCTGTTACCTCCGTTTGAAGTGTatgagttttaaaatgtattaggTTTTTACAagagaaatatttaaacattttaatcatataaataggtttgtgtttatttaagtgAAGATGTCTTTCAACGCAGTTGGTTCTGTTTaacatgagaaataaaacaaaaagctgtgttttgtttcacacttttagTCTAGAAACTTGAATTTTAATAAGCAGTTTAATAAAATACCATATTTactgaacagaaataaaaccccTGAATcagctgctgtgtgttcaggatCAGTGTTTGATAGAGATGTAGATGGACTCTGAATGAGGAGAGTAaaatccacactcacacactggaggagagaggagactgTCATGGCCTTCAACAGCACAGCTGTAACTGACCACACCACCGACTGCAGCTACAGAGCAGGAGGCAGATTTACACTCAGACACACGCTGTCCGTTCTTGTACCAGATGTAAGTGGGTTTGTTAGACAGAGTGCAGGTGGTGATGCAACTCAGATCGATTTGTCCTCTACCCGAGTCTGATATAACCATCAGATCTGCAAACAATAAACTGGGTTTGTGGTCAATCTTATCAAGGAAATGTACTGCTAAGATATTCCTGTAGGTCACTAGcatatttcactttagttgcTTTATGTACCAGGTGGCTGTTGTGACAAGTTGGTTGATAAGGTATGTATTCCAGGGTTTTGCTAGTATGTTGCTTGTTGGTCAATATGATATTTCAGGTGCTTTCTATTGTGGTGCTACAGATATTTCAGATAGTTCCTTAATTTTGATCTTTTCCAAAAACACTTTGACTACTCATATACTCCTGTATCTCAAATGAATAAGAGTATGGTGTGTCTGAGGAGTCTGAGTAAGAAAGTTCCATTCATCACACCTGTATGTTTGttctaaagtttaaaaaaatgtagatttCATTGCAACATAAGTCAAATAAgtgaaatttttaaaatgtgtacaaTAAACTGTCAGTAGAGCCTGAAACACATTGAGGATAAATCCATTCAGTATAAAAGAACAATATTAAAGTTACTCATCACCATTTTCACACAATATCATCTCACAATTATATTACTcttcaaattaattttatttgtcacatacacaaccaaacacagtAAGATGTTGTGAAATGCTTTTCCGTGTCAGCGAtacggggataaaaacagacccaggATAGCGACACGTTTAATATACACATGACAATTAACGCGTGTTGAataggtgtgcagaggcggggaggaggagacaagggcggggcaggtGCGGGGAGGAGGAGACAAGGGCGGGGTGGAGGCGGGGAGGaggagacaagggcggggcaggtGCGGGGAGGAGGAGACAAGGGCGgagcagacacgtgacacagaacataaacaaacgcacatggccaaaagtccgggctagATCCTGACATTCCGTATgtaaaactagaaaaaaaagttaCCTGTACAAGAAAAGGGAATGTATATaacactataaataaataaatgtgaatattgatctgtgatgtgtgtaactgtgtgtgataTTCGTAATTATGTGCTGTTCCGAAAATCTGGCTGAGACATTCGGTGTTTTCCAGAAAAGACCAAGATCTCGTCTTATGTGTTGTCACGGCTGAAGGCCCGACTGGTCTGATggaagaagctcctcctcaGGATCTCTGTATTGGTCTTTATTTAGAGGAAGCACTTCACTGACCACAACAGAGTAATTAGTTCATCTTCCTGCAGGGAGACGCTGAATATCTCCGTCAACACTGGTGATAGCTGGTCAGTGCCATCTGCTGCTATTGCCTTCCAGATGTTTACTTTAATGAAAGACTTTTTCGTGTCGTGTTTCCAAATGACGAAGCGTTTCTCACTCCTGCTCTCTCTGTACTCCTGCTTCCGTTAACACCTTTAGCGCTATTAGATAAAGTCTTGAAGTAAGCGTAAAATGTCTGCGTGTATTTTCCGTTCGTGTTCTCATTCCCTAAATCCTGTTGgaactgtgactgtgtgacttTAGTTTCCTTCAGTATCTCTGCTGCGATTGCTTCACAGCTCAGAGCACGGTGTAGGACGCAGGACGCGAGGCTCACGTTGTAGCCCGAGGCCATAAATTTTATTGCAAACTATTGCACAGGCCCCATCACtcaaaatattttctaatgTCTAATGTAATATACTATGcattacagaaatataataataaacaccatcaTTGATGAAATAATTTAGCCTCATCTCAAATGAGGCTTTAGGCCAGGGGCGCTTCTATGTAGTGCCAGTTGATGGAGCCTGTTTTGACCCGTTGTTCCCCTGAGCCAGGTGTGGAGGCGACGTAATGCACTGAATGACCGTTCACAGCTATATAAAATACCTTCTATAActgtctttgcggctttccgcccattaacgttatagataaacgtctccagctctgactgactctgtgcttctccGGTCTAATAAAGCTGActgctgatgacgcacttttgaaagactacaacgcaacgcacgcgtaaaagcaaagtaaaaaaaaatcgctcttagatcaaactgataaataatttccGTTCctatcgacgacatgtcctgcattttaacgtaattttgattcttttatttttgaaagtaaaaattatacttatagttttagggtggctgagatcacagacagggggcctggagccaccctaaagaaggtctagaaccgcccctgctgtGATGTCAGTTGAAAGAGATGTCTTTAATTCCATAGATCAGGACAAACCTATTGACCGTTTTTCCTCCATGAAATATAGGAAATACAGCTTAATAATACCATCTAAAAATTACCGCAAAGTAATTCACAAATCCAGGGAATTTGGTACTCATGAGGTTGTACATTTTTATGCTATTTGTGATCAAATTGTTTGcaaggttgtgttttgtgtctgttactcccacaaaagcatgtttttcaaatgaaaacatatttctatAAGCCCACCATAGtagtattcattatttaattggagacatttcttttaaaatgtaagtaTTGTGGGAATGTATTTTATATCATCCCACAAGTAAAAGTTTGTTGGAGGAGGTACAGTTATAAAAAGTTGTACTACTACTGCATGTTTCTGCTATAGTAGTGAACATAATGTacagagatttgtgtgtggctatagtatatatacacagtactgtgttgacattttaaaaaaaatcagttatacCAATaccagtgaaatgtcactattcttattaccagagttaaTAGGCTTACTGTtgtaaaaaatgacattatttacagttaatttatttcctgtccagtgtcacccaattgaggatgggttcccttccaAGTCTGGttactctcaaggttttttcctcatatcatctaaGGGAGGTTTTTTGCTTGCCACAGTCGTTTCTGGcttactcattagggatagatatgagatatattgtattttaaatgtatttgtatgtattcatGACATAATGCACGTCTCAACTTCTGCGTCTTTATTTCTGGAGTCGTGAAGAAGCTCATAACTTCTTACGAGTGCAGTACGAGTGAAGGAGGAACAGGCTGATTAAGACTGATTAATATTCACTAAAAGagtaagatttattttatatttataaggATAATTTTGGTGTGAATTCTACACGTGGTGGATCTTCGAGTGTCGTCTGTCTGAAGGCTGATGTCACCATGTTTTATAGAATGTCGAGAAATATTATAGTAACAACAATCCTCTTGTTACTGACAGGTAAACTTCAAATATTTCCGCTCTACTGTTTTACTGTGATGTTGTGTCTCTACTGCAACAGTTCAGAAAAAGCTCTCCACATTTGGAAGTGTTTTATAAATCTGACACGTTTTGGGTGCAGACAAGACAATTTGTAGGATGTTGGAGATTAAAACACAAGAGTTATGGAGTAAGaaagtaaatgtttattattacaaatggttttaaaccataaatatctaaaataattattattttttaaatattacattgttATTCATctgataaattatttatatattaatgtcCTGCACctttctttttctaaaaatTCTAAAGTAAATTCTGAAAACCAGAATGAAGTTCATGGGCTTTTCCGCaccaatgtttatttttattgttgtttccACACGTCCTCATTTCACAGTGTGTGACTTagaacagcaacagcagcagttAACACTGTGCTTACTGTCTTGCTGGTCAGTGCAAGAGTTATTACTTTATGTTCTTAAATCAATTTACTTTGTGCttctggtgtctgtgtgtctgtatgtgtctgtgtttgtgtctctgtgtctgtctgtgtctgtgtatgtgtttgtatgtgtgtgtgtgtgtgtgtgtgtgtgtgtgtgtgtgtgtgtgtgtattccaggAGTTCAGGCTCAGCACAGTGTAACTCCTTGCTCTCAGAGTCTCTGTGCTGTTATTGGGTCTACAGTAAATATCCCCAGTACATTTACACCTCATCACTCCAGAATCGCAGAGAGA
Encoded proteins:
- the tmem186 gene encoding transmembrane protein 186, with the translated sequence MLRSPCLIRVTLSLVAPGIRCRRPSLSVQKLFFRSYTQTWTKVRNPWTCSPAKWPWLHSLQHRAAIPCSDLASQKYTLIYAFPAIRVLRALSRLKLAQTGITGILLPAVYYFYLQGQVSFSLLSYTSGIAAFAAIMLYIISHYIQRVVGMMYLDHTHTTLKVARLSFWGHRRDMYVPVSDVMTLGDTGDSPGEAILRLKRYSCSDTLYFSTRMGRVMDKNAFEKVFGTLS